The following are encoded together in the bacterium genome:
- a CDS encoding TIGR00730 family Rossman fold protein translates to MIDQSKCKKILSKSVCVYCASSNSVSSEFFSVAEELGTTIAKDGYDLIFGGGEIGLMGAVARSVHSHGGHVVGVIPEFLRLPGICYESCDELVVTKDMRERKAAMEARADAFIALPGGFGTLEEMLEVITLKQLRILNKPAIFLNTNGFYDGLNAMFEHIFDHHFAKPHYRELYHFSPDVTDAMAHIDSYEPMALGTKW, encoded by the coding sequence ATGATTGACCAGAGCAAATGCAAGAAAATATTATCGAAGTCTGTTTGTGTCTACTGCGCATCCAGCAATTCCGTGTCCTCCGAGTTCTTCTCGGTCGCAGAGGAGCTTGGCACTACTATCGCGAAAGATGGTTATGACCTGATATTCGGAGGCGGTGAGATAGGACTGATGGGAGCCGTCGCCAGGTCTGTGCATTCGCATGGCGGGCATGTGGTCGGTGTGATTCCTGAGTTTCTGCGCCTGCCGGGCATATGCTACGAAAGCTGTGACGAGTTGGTGGTCACAAAAGACATGCGCGAGCGCAAGGCGGCTATGGAAGCACGCGCTGATGCATTCATTGCCCTGCCGGGTGGATTCGGCACGCTTGAAGAGATGCTGGAGGTTATTACGCTCAAGCAGCTCAGGATTCTCAACAAACCTGCTATATTCCTCAACACGAACGGCTTCTATGACGGCCTGAACGCTATGTTCGAGCACATCTTCGACCATCACTTCGCCAAGCCGCACTATCGCGAGCTATATCACTTTTCTCCCGATGTCACCGATGCTATGGCTCATATCGATAGCTATGAGCCGATGGCTTTGGGGACGAAGTGGTGA
- a CDS encoding DNA protection protein DPS (play a key role in DNA protection against oxidative stress by oxidizing Fe(II) to Fe(III); induced by iron depletion and hydrogen peroxide), whose translation MARVAREVIEKAGVNIDQILDLLVKNAAAELTTYYYYTILRANLIGLQGETVKEIAEIARIEDRNHFEAIVPRIYELGGCLPDDMKAFHDVSACPPAHLPDDMTDTNAILHVLVEAERCAVRGYSHICDLTAGKDHRTYDLSLAILNEEIEHESWFSEFLGEGPSGHFMRRGESSPFVSKFLR comes from the coding sequence ATGGCACGTGTTGCAAGAGAAGTGATTGAAAAAGCAGGGGTGAACATAGATCAGATACTCGATTTATTGGTTAAAAATGCCGCCGCAGAACTGACAACTTATTACTATTACACTATCCTGAGAGCCAATCTTATCGGGCTGCAGGGTGAAACGGTGAAGGAAATCGCAGAGATCGCCCGCATTGAAGATCGCAATCACTTCGAGGCCATCGTTCCGCGCATATATGAACTCGGCGGATGCTTGCCCGATGACATGAAGGCATTCCATGATGTATCAGCCTGTCCGCCAGCTCATCTTCCTGACGACATGACCGACACAAATGCAATCTTGCACGTTCTGGTCGAGGCCGAGAGATGTGCAGTAAGAGGCTACAGCCATATCTGCGATCTCACAGCCGGCAAGGACCACCGCACATATGACCTGTCCCTCGCGATACTCAACGAAGAGATCGAGCACGAGTCATGGTTTTCGGAGTTTCTGGGCGAAGGACCGTCCGGCCACTTTATGCGCAGGGGTGAGAGTTCGCCATTTGTGAGCAAGTTTTTGAGATAA
- a CDS encoding DUF433 domain-containing protein, with protein MKWEDRIIVDPNVLVGKPVIKGTRLAVEFIVDLLAQGWSEQELLDNYPGLTREDILACLAYVSDLLRSEKIYPLSA; from the coding sequence ATGAAATGGGAAGATAGAATAATCGTTGACCCCAACGTGCTTGTCGGTAAACCGGTTATAAAAGGCACACGACTTGCAGTTGAGTTTATCGTAGATTTGCTGGCTCAGGGCTGGAGCGAGCAGGAACTGCTTGACAACTACCCTGGGCTTACAAGAGAAGATATTCTTGCCTGCCTTGCATATGTCAGTGATCTCCTGCGCTCCGAAAAAATTTATCCACTTTCAGCATAA
- a CDS encoding DUF5615 family PIN-like protein, protein MEILADENLPSLLIEALRKRGHDVLWVRTDTPGISDKEVLARAFLEERLLLTMDKDFGELAFHTKLPATCGIILIRITPTSPDRLSLLTISALESRNDWSGHFSVIDTRRVRMTPLPGIK, encoded by the coding sequence ATGGAAATTCTGGCGGATGAAAATCTACCGAGCCTGTTGATAGAAGCACTGAGAAAACGCGGGCATGACGTGCTATGGGTACGCACTGATACGCCCGGTATTAGTGATAAGGAAGTTCTCGCCCGAGCGTTTTTGGAAGAACGACTTCTACTGACAATGGACAAAGACTTTGGCGAGTTAGCATTTCATACAAAATTGCCTGCCACCTGCGGGATCATCCTCATTCGCATAACACCGACTTCGCCTGATCGTCTCTCTCTATTGACAATATCTGCACTTGAAAGCAGGAATGACTGGTCTGGGCATTTCTCTGTAATAGACACGCGCCGCGTCCGAATGACCCCTCTCCCCGGCATAAAGTAA
- the nuoE gene encoding NADH-quinone oxidoreductase subunit NuoE, with amino-acid sequence MPRTCCEDKFDELTEYIKSVYHPDHPQSALIAILHHAQGMYSYLSKEVMEHIAQMTEVPAAEIYGVATFYSFFKHVPQGKHRISVCMGTACYIRGGAKILEALENMLDIKQGETTEDMLFTLGQTRCIGACGLAPVMMIDDKVYGRVQPEKLKDILAEYRK; translated from the coding sequence ATGCCAAGAACCTGCTGCGAAGATAAATTTGATGAACTGACTGAATATATAAAGTCTGTCTATCACCCGGACCACCCGCAGTCGGCTCTGATCGCGATACTCCATCACGCCCAAGGCATGTACAGCTATCTGAGTAAGGAAGTGATGGAACATATCGCGCAGATGACCGAGGTCCCGGCTGCTGAGATATACGGCGTCGCCACATTCTATAGTTTTTTCAAGCACGTCCCACAGGGCAAGCACCGCATATCGGTGTGCATGGGCACGGCATGCTATATTCGCGGAGGCGCAAAGATCCTCGAAGCTCTTGAAAACATGCTCGACATCAAGCAGGGCGAGACCACTGAAGATATGCTCTTCACACTCGGTCAGACGCGGTGCATAGGCGCATGCGGACTCGCTCCAGTTATGATGATAGATGACAAGGTTTACGGCCGCGTGCAGCCTGAGAAATTGAAGGATATATTGGCGGAATACCGTAAGTAA
- a CDS encoding [FeFe] hydrogenase, group A, with the protein MTTTAAKTVTLTIDNQQVTVPVGTTVMQAAEKLAIRIPHLCYHPRLHLEGSCRVCLVEIEGMNRPQASCTYPVSEGMVVYTNSPEIRDTRKTIVELLLANHPMDCQTCERDGNCELQYLAYSTGVRERHYEGERKHYETDFSSPSVIRDPDKCILCGRCVRVCAEVQGVSALGYINRGFKTVVTPAYNDPFTESVCVTCGQCINVCPVAAFLEKDYTKDVVKAIEDPDLHVIVQLAPSVRASIGEGFNLPPGTPMTGKAVAALRRLGFDEVFDTQMGADMTIMEEATEFVKRVNEGGKLPLITSCSSAWMKFAEHFYPDLLDNISTAKSPMSILGTLIKTYYAEKTGIPADKIFNVGAMCCTAKKFEAARPEQRIEVDGQLVPTVDRVITTRELVWLIKNAGLEFYNLPDEGFDPVLGISTGAGALFGATGGLAEAVYRTAYWMLTGKDVEQVVVEEVRSVAEGVKRWVAKIGDHKFNFGVAHGLTNAHTLLRMVQRGEGDFHFIEIMGCPGGCIGGGGQPYARAGEGIPLDVENLKKRAEALRAIDAGKKLKRSYENPDLKLVYEQYLGQPMSEKAYKLLHTHYQPRLPHGVWNPDVLRTD; encoded by the coding sequence ATGACAACAACAGCAGCAAAGACGGTAACCCTTACCATAGACAACCAGCAGGTCACAGTTCCCGTCGGCACGACCGTGATGCAGGCTGCTGAGAAGCTGGCAATACGCATCCCGCACCTGTGCTATCACCCAAGGCTGCACCTGGAAGGCTCATGCAGGGTATGTCTGGTCGAGATAGAGGGAATGAACAGGCCACAGGCATCGTGCACATATCCGGTCAGCGAAGGGATGGTCGTCTATACAAACAGCCCGGAGATACGCGATACGCGAAAGACCATAGTCGAGCTGCTCCTTGCAAACCATCCCATGGACTGTCAGACCTGTGAACGCGATGGTAACTGCGAATTGCAATACCTCGCCTACTCAACCGGAGTGCGCGAAAGGCACTATGAGGGCGAGAGGAAACATTATGAGACGGACTTTTCATCGCCGTCAGTCATACGCGATCCCGATAAGTGCATCCTCTGCGGCAGGTGCGTAAGAGTCTGCGCGGAGGTGCAGGGTGTGTCGGCTCTGGGCTATATCAACCGGGGCTTCAAAACAGTGGTCACACCTGCCTATAACGATCCGTTCACCGAGAGCGTGTGCGTCACATGCGGGCAGTGCATAAACGTATGCCCGGTCGCTGCATTTCTTGAAAAGGACTACACCAAGGACGTGGTCAAAGCAATTGAGGACCCCGATCTGCATGTGATCGTGCAGCTTGCGCCGAGTGTGCGCGCATCCATCGGCGAGGGGTTCAATCTGCCTCCGGGGACCCCCATGACCGGAAAAGCAGTGGCAGCACTGCGCAGGCTGGGCTTCGACGAGGTATTCGACACGCAGATGGGCGCGGACATGACGATTATGGAGGAAGCGACCGAGTTCGTCAAACGTGTCAACGAAGGAGGCAAGCTGCCGCTTATCACGAGCTGTTCGTCAGCATGGATGAAATTCGCGGAGCATTTCTATCCCGATCTGCTGGATAATATATCCACTGCAAAGTCGCCTATGAGCATCCTGGGGACCCTCATCAAGACCTATTACGCCGAAAAGACGGGCATACCGGCTGATAAGATATTCAACGTGGGCGCTATGTGCTGCACAGCCAAAAAGTTTGAGGCAGCACGCCCTGAACAGCGTATAGAGGTCGATGGCCAGCTTGTACCGACTGTCGACCGTGTAATCACCACACGCGAACTGGTCTGGCTCATCAAAAACGCCGGACTCGAGTTCTACAATCTGCCGGATGAAGGCTTCGACCCGGTGCTTGGAATTTCTACCGGCGCAGGTGCACTTTTCGGAGCGACAGGTGGCCTGGCAGAAGCAGTCTATCGCACCGCATATTGGATGCTCACCGGTAAAGACGTTGAACAGGTTGTAGTCGAAGAAGTGCGTAGTGTAGCCGAAGGAGTTAAGCGATGGGTCGCCAAAATCGGGGATCACAAGTTCAACTTTGGTGTTGCTCATGGACTCACGAATGCTCATACTCTGCTGCGAATGGTTCAGCGCGGTGAGGGTGATTTCCACTTCATCGAGATCATGGGCTGCCCCGGCGGGTGTATTGGCGGCGGCGGACAGCCATATGCGAGAGCCGGTGAAGGAATTCCCCTGGATGTCGAGAATCTCAAAAAGCGAGCCGAGGCACTACGCGCTATAGATGCAGGCAAAAAACTCAAGCGGTCATATGAAAACCCTGATCTGAAGCTCGTTTACGAACAATATCTCGGCCAACCGATGAGCGAAAAAGCATATAAGCTGCTGCACACTCACTATCAGCCGCGCCTGCCGCATGGAGTATGGAACCCTGATGTTCTCAGGACGGACTAG